The Megalobrama amblycephala isolate DHTTF-2021 linkage group LG20, ASM1881202v1, whole genome shotgun sequence genome includes a window with the following:
- the LOC125255825 gene encoding uncharacterized protein LOC125255825 isoform X1 has protein sequence MRGATVVLLALLTRALNPCCTSLSLGDDERQNDKSEHSEDRAVKVNRALTFNTRHVPITCEGCLVEKYQSTHLLNFSVEKPEAFTVQIIISRRPILCLCEILNKQILGEQCRLEPKQINLGLHKAFNPSSSTCLNYSHVYILVLHSMNSFYLKNGNAWTIALQIMCELNVKNHTREMNCVCFKVHIFMAAEDQVDITDKLCIITGAWFMSANFNESNESHVPRLSMFFPDVKLSEPAVKALIGAFLRQTNHWTMPALICVRTIMHCELVVSFHRSLNMISIMRGNCESCTYNHCAELYQFIWRCIMEKQGEFNQVVKSCFRSNLLTCTDMWKHKEISPLQWQICTQLLSRGLFHQWIVRVLLITVSLFLIGQTAVVTYMSYTQRYVFTHRVRNSNLNFVLLFTISWCSLSPLNGQLTLCSCKLHHTAFGVTFVLCISCALGKTIVVLMAFKATIPGSNVMKWFGRLPHRLSVPAFTMTQILVFVFWFSIHLYLFNLSMNCYQEKIILECDVPSAVGFCLSFYHLVLSFILTFLVCNLPFTIVCYSVLNIHAVMGLTTRISLRALLR, from the exons ATGAGAGGAGCCACTGTGGTTCTACTTGCTCTTCTGACTAGAGCACTGAACCCTTGCTGTACATCACTTAGCCTAGGAGATGATGAGAGACAAAATGATAAAAGTGAACATTCAGAGGACAGAGCTGTCAAAGTTAACAGAGCCTTGACATTTAATACAAGACATGTACCAATAACATGTGAAGG CTGCCTTGTAGAGAAATATCAGTCTACACACTTGTTGAACTTTTCTGTGGAAAAACCTGAGGCGTTCACAGTGCAGATTATTATTTCAAGACGCCCGATACTCTGCCTTTGTGAAATCCTGAATAAGCAGATCCTGGGTGAGCAGTGCAGACTTGAGCCCAAACAGATCAACCTGGGCTTACATAAG GCTTTCAATCCATCTTCAAGCACGTGTTTAAACTACAGCCATGTGTATATCCTGGTTTTACATTCTATGAACAGTTTTTATCTGAAAAATGGCAATGCCTGGACAATTGCTCTTCAAATAATGTGTGAACTGAATGTCAAAAATCACACAAGAGAAATGAACTGTGTGTGCTTCAAAGTTCACATTTTTATGGCTGCAGAGGACCAGGTGGATATAACAGATAAACTGTGCATTATAACTGGGGCCTGGTTTATGTCAGCTAACTTCAATGAATCGAATGAATCCCATGTGCCGAGGCTCAGTATGTTCTTTCCTGATGTGAAACTCTCAGAGCCAGCAGTGAAAGCTCTCATTGGTGCCTTTCTGAGGCAGACAAATCACTGGACCATGCCTGCCTTGATCTGTGTGCGTACTATAATGCATTGCGAGCTTGTAGTGTCATTCCACAGATCTTTGAACATGATCTCCATCATGAGAGGAAATTGTGAAAGCTGCACTTACAATCATTGTGCTGAGCTATACCAG TTCATTTGGAGATGTATAATGGAGAAACAGGGGGAGTTTAACCAAGTGGTTAAAAGCTGTTTCAGATCAAATTTGCTCACCTGCACAGACATGTGGAAGCATAAAG AAATCAGCCCACTACAATGGCAGATCTGCACTCAACTGCTCAGCAGAGGCTTGTTTCACCAGTGGATTGTGAGAGTTCTGCTAATCACAGTTTCTCTGTTTTTAATTGGTCAGACTGCAGTTGTGACATATATGAGCTATACACAAAGATATGTTTTTACCCACAGAGTCAGGAACTCAAATCTAAATTTTGTGCTGCTTTTCACAATCTCATGGTGCTCTTTGAGTCCACTTAATGGGCAATTAACTCTTTGTTCCTGCAAACTTCACCACACAGCATTTGGGGTCACGTTTGTCCTCTGTATCTCCTGTGCTCTGGGGAAAACAATAGTGGTGTTAATGGCCTTCAAGGCTACAATTCCAGGCAGTAATGTTATGAAATGGTTTGGGCGATTGCCACATAGACTCAGTGTTCCTGCATTTACTATGACACAGATCCTTGTCTTTGTGTTTTGGTTttcaatacatttatatttatttaacctGAGTATGAACTGTTACCAAGAAAAGATTATCCTAGAATGTGATGTACCCTCTGCAGTTGGTTTCTGTCTTAGTTTTTATCACTTGGTGCTCAGCtttattctgacttttcttgTATGTAACCTGCCATTTACTATTGTCTGTTACTCAGTGTTGAACATCCATGCTGTTATGGGTTTGACAACAAGAATATCGCTCAGAGCATTATTAAGGTAA
- the LOC125255825 gene encoding uncharacterized protein LOC125255825 isoform X2 translates to MRGATVVLLALLTRALNPCCTSLSLGDDERQNDKSEHSEDRAVKVNRALTFNTRHVPITCEGCLVEKYQSTHLLNFSVEKPEAFTVQIIISRRPILCLCEILNKQILGEQCRLEPKQINLGLHKAFNPSSSTCLNYSHVYILVLHSMNSFYLKNGNAWTIALQIMCELNVKNHTREMNCVCFKVHIFMAAEDQVDITDKLCIITGAWFMSANFNESNESHVPRLSMFFPDVKLSEPAVKALIGAFLRQTNHWTMPALICVRTIMHCELVVSFHRSLNMISIMRGNCESCTYNHCAELYQFIWRCIMEKQGEFNQVVKSCFRSNLLTCTDMWKHKGELQLCLFALCMSCYFV, encoded by the exons ATGAGAGGAGCCACTGTGGTTCTACTTGCTCTTCTGACTAGAGCACTGAACCCTTGCTGTACATCACTTAGCCTAGGAGATGATGAGAGACAAAATGATAAAAGTGAACATTCAGAGGACAGAGCTGTCAAAGTTAACAGAGCCTTGACATTTAATACAAGACATGTACCAATAACATGTGAAGG CTGCCTTGTAGAGAAATATCAGTCTACACACTTGTTGAACTTTTCTGTGGAAAAACCTGAGGCGTTCACAGTGCAGATTATTATTTCAAGACGCCCGATACTCTGCCTTTGTGAAATCCTGAATAAGCAGATCCTGGGTGAGCAGTGCAGACTTGAGCCCAAACAGATCAACCTGGGCTTACATAAG GCTTTCAATCCATCTTCAAGCACGTGTTTAAACTACAGCCATGTGTATATCCTGGTTTTACATTCTATGAACAGTTTTTATCTGAAAAATGGCAATGCCTGGACAATTGCTCTTCAAATAATGTGTGAACTGAATGTCAAAAATCACACAAGAGAAATGAACTGTGTGTGCTTCAAAGTTCACATTTTTATGGCTGCAGAGGACCAGGTGGATATAACAGATAAACTGTGCATTATAACTGGGGCCTGGTTTATGTCAGCTAACTTCAATGAATCGAATGAATCCCATGTGCCGAGGCTCAGTATGTTCTTTCCTGATGTGAAACTCTCAGAGCCAGCAGTGAAAGCTCTCATTGGTGCCTTTCTGAGGCAGACAAATCACTGGACCATGCCTGCCTTGATCTGTGTGCGTACTATAATGCATTGCGAGCTTGTAGTGTCATTCCACAGATCTTTGAACATGATCTCCATCATGAGAGGAAATTGTGAAAGCTGCACTTACAATCATTGTGCTGAGCTATACCAG TTCATTTGGAGATGTATAATGGAGAAACAGGGGGAGTTTAACCAAGTGGTTAAAAGCTGTTTCAGATCAAATTTGCTCACCTGCACAGACATGTGGAAGCATAAAGGTGAACTCCAATTGTGTCTTTTTGCTTTGTGTATGAGCTGTTACTTTGTTTAG